Proteins found in one Primulina eburnea isolate SZY01 chromosome 16, ASM2296580v1, whole genome shotgun sequence genomic segment:
- the LOC140816618 gene encoding uncharacterized protein gives MAMTTSSNVVFHESTRFQLKPYQRPQVMSLNPVSNLGISNFNIRFEGNKSRVQFGRKLKRSSFTVYANSVPVAPLPSTPPPSGSIRSWILGMVVSLILPFFSHKWGPLWVLEKRIVSTVQTMEDIVEVVEKVAEEVEKIAEDISDDLPQGKLKDMVDFVENMADKTAKTADSLDQLIDKVQEMEEKVECIVESIDKEGNSSPTEATQGN, from the exons ATGGCTATGACTACAAGCTCTAACGTTGTCTTCCACGAGTCGACCCGGTTCCAATTGAAGCCATATCAGAGACCTCAAGTTATGTCATTGAATCCTGTCTCCAACTTGGGTATCTCAAATTTCAACATCAGATTTGAGGGCAACAAATCAAGGGTGCAATTTGGTAGGAAACTCAAAAG GAGTTCTTTTACTGTTTATGCTAATAGTGTGCCGGTAGCTCCATTGCCTTCTACCCCTCCACCTTCCGGATCAAT CAGAAGTTGGATTCTTGGAATGGTGGTATCCCTGATACTGCCTTTCTTCTCTCACAAATGGGGGCCATTATGGGTTCTTGAAA AGAGGATTGTGAGTACAGTGCAAACAATGGAAGATATAGTGGAAGTGGTTGAAAAAGTGGCGGAGGAGGTAGAGAAGATTGCCGAAGACATATCGGATGATCTTCCCCAAGGAAAACTAAAGGACATGGTGGACTTTGTTGAAAATATGGCTGATAAAACTGCTAAAACTGCTGATTCTCTCGATCAACTTATTGACAAG GTTCAAGAAATGGAAGAGAAGGTGGAATGCATAGTCGAATCAATAGACAAGGAAGGAAACAGTTCTCCTACAGAAGCAACCCAAGGCAATTGA
- the LOC140816464 gene encoding cold shock domain-containing protein 3-like: MAETGRLTGTVKWFSGQKGFGFITTDDGGEDIFVHFSEIQSDGFRTLREGQRVEFKVGSEEDGSSRAVDVMILARNYTHGGRRGVRGGYRGGRSGGGYRGESVGDGMECYNCGRTGHLARDCYRDGGGAAGGYRGYSRGGGGRGRGRRGGGRGRECYNCGEEGHFARDCPVQQS; this comes from the coding sequence ATGGCGGAAACAGGGAGATTGACGGGGACGGTGAAATGGTTCAGTGGTCAAAAGGGATTCGGCTTCATCACCACCGATGATGGCGGCGAAGATATATTCGTGCACTTCTCGGAGATCCAGTCGGATGGTTTCAGGACTCTTCGGGAGGGCCAGCGGGTTGAGTTCAAGGTGGGAAGTGAGGAAGACGGGTCAAGCAGAGCTGTGGATGTCATGATTCTGGCAAGGAATTACACCCATGGAGGAAGACGCGGTGTTCGTGGTGGTTATAGAGGGGGGAGGTCCGGCGGTGGGTACCGAGGCGAAAGTGTAGGTGATGGGATGGAGTGTTATAACTGTGGAAGAACGGGTCATCTGGCTAGGGATTGTTATCGTGACGGCGGAGGAGCTGCTGGTGGATACAGAGGTTATAGCCGTGGCGGCGGCGGCCGCGGTAGAGGTCGCCGAGGCGGTGGCCGCGGCAGGGAGTGTTACAATTGTGGTGAAGAGGGGCATTTTGCGAGGGATTGTCCAGTTCAGCAAAGTTGA